Part of the Candidatus Abyssobacteria bacterium SURF_5 genome is shown below.
CTCGAAATCAGGAGCGGCAGCCTCAAAGGTTACCTCGACATGCGCGACGGCGAAGTGATGAATCAGATGATGTCCGACCTCGACACGCTCGCGCTCTCCCTTATTGAAGAAGTGAACCGAATCCACAGCCAGGGCGTCGGCCTCACGCGCTACACCTCGACCACCTCCGATTTCGCCGTCACCGATCCCGATGCGACGCTTGATTCCGCTGGCTTGCCCTTTACGCCGATCGACGGATCGTTTTATCTCGCCGTCTATGATACCGACGGGCAACTGCTCGAGCAGCATGAGATCACCGTCGACGCCGATACCGATTCGTTGAACTCGATCGCGGCCCAAATCAACACTGCCTTTGCAGCCGACGGGCGACTCACCGCAACCGTTACGCCCGATAACCAGCTCGTTCTGGAAACGACGACGGCCGGCGACACGTTCACGTTCGTCAGCGACGATACCCAGGCCGGCGACACGAGCGATTTCCTGCTCGCGATGGGCCTAAATACCTTTTTCACCTTCGATCCCGAGGCCGGCGCCGCCGCCTCGATCGCCGTCTCCGATAGAATCCTGGCCGATCCCAACCTTATCGCAGCCGCACGGTCCCCGAGTCCCGGCGACAACAGCAATGCGCTCGCTCTCGCCCAGCTACGGGATCAGCCGGTTATCGGTGCGGGAGCCTCCTTGACTATCGAAGGGTTTTTCCAGGAAACACTCGCTTACCTCGGCTCGGAAACGCGCCAGGCAATTGACAAGCACGATGTCGTTTTAGGAGTTGTGAGCGGTATCGCAAACCTGCGCGACTCGATCTCGGGCGTCTCTCTCGATGAGGAAGCCATAAATATCATGGTCGCCCAGCAGGCATATGAGGCGTCGGCCCAGTTTGTCGGCGCCGTCAACGACATGTTGCAGGTGCTGCTCACTGAGCTGAATGCCTGAAAAAGCCATCGTGAAGGGTAACGAATAATGGTCACGCGAATTTCGAATCCGGTTATCGTGAACACGGCTCTGCAAAACGTGCAGAACTCGCTCCGCCAACTCCAGCACACGCAGGAAACGCTCGCCACCGGGCTGGTGATCCGGCGCCCTTCGGACAATCCTCTCGGGACCGCCGTCGTCATGCGCTTAAGGGCGGAAATCAACGAGATAGACAGGTTCATATCCAATATCGATTTTGTGGAATCGTTCGTGACGGCGACCGAGGGCTCGCTCGGTATCCTGAACGATATCCTGCTGGACCTGCGCGAGATAACCGTGACCGAGGCAAACGATACCAGCAATCCTGAGTCACGGGCGGCTGCCGCCGAGCAGGTAAACGCCCTCATCGAGCAACTGCTGCAGACCGTGAATTCCGATTTCGGCGGCCGCTATCTGTTCGCCGGGCATGATACCAAGACCATTCCATTCACGCGTACCGATACCGGCTCGGCTTATCACGGCGACAGCGGGCTGATGTACGTGGAAATCGGCCCGGGCAACGTGGTGCCGATCAATATCCCCGGCAATCAGGCCTTCGCGACCAGGATCGGGGAAGTCATCGGCGATCCCGTGCTCGAGCCCGATTTAAGCGCGGGCCCCGTATATGATACTCCGCTGGCGTTGCTCAATGACGGCGCCGGGGTCCAAGCAGGCTCGATCGTGATCACCGACGGCACAGGCGCTTCCGCCACAATCGACCTGAGCTCAGCCGTCACGATCGGCGATGTTATCAATGCCATAAATGCGGCGCCTGTCGATGTGACCGCGAGCATTAATGCTGACGGGAACGGCCTGTTTATCGACGATAACACGGTCGATCCAACTCTCCCTTTGATCATCGCCGAGGATCCGGCCGCGTCGCCGGCCACGACGACTGCG
Proteins encoded:
- the flgK gene encoding flagellar hook-associated protein FlgK: MTLFSMLSLGGSALQTQQILMDVAGQNVANAATPGYSRQRAELLRYPEYRYGNVLLGHGAYVGTISRVRESLIDDRFRKENSVLGEYAIRMDFLMQTEDILGEPSDSGIANGISTLFDNFQELSNNPEDPAVRTTVSSSAVTLADSIRSTHEMLVNQSVSMSGFINSSVQEINRLAQQISELNRSISTLEAGSAQANSSRDMRDQLLNQLSSIASVDIRNNANGTVSVYLDGYGIVQDYNYNPVGLRLNPGTASAGDYYEIIALNGGNRPLEIRSGSLKGYLDMRDGEVMNQMMSDLDTLALSLIEEVNRIHSQGVGLTRYTSTTSDFAVTDPDATLDSAGLPFTPIDGSFYLAVYDTDGQLLEQHEITVDADTDSLNSIAAQINTAFAADGRLTATVTPDNQLVLETTTAGDTFTFVSDDTQAGDTSDFLLAMGLNTFFTFDPEAGAAASIAVSDRILADPNLIAAARSPSPGDNSNALALAQLRDQPVIGAGASLTIEGFFQETLAYLGSETRQAIDKHDVVLGVVSGIANLRDSISGVSLDEEAINIMVAQQAYEASAQFVGAVNDMLQVLLTELNA
- the flgL gene encoding flagellar hook-associated protein 3, with protein sequence MVTRISNPVIVNTALQNVQNSLRQLQHTQETLATGLVIRRPSDNPLGTAVVMRLRAEINEIDRFISNIDFVESFVTATEGSLGILNDILLDLREITVTEANDTSNPESRAAAAEQVNALIEQLLQTVNSDFGGRYLFAGHDTKTIPFTRTDTGSAYHGDSGLMYVEIGPGNVVPINIPGNQAFATRIGEVIGDPVLEPDLSAGPVYDTPLALLNDGAGVQAGSIVITDGTGASATIDLSSAVTIGDVINAINAAPVDVTASINADGNGLFIDDNTVDPTLPLIIAEDPAASPATTTAADLGILGSSVGSLMGSNLDPVAELDTPVFLLNEGAGINLGTIRITNDTQTASVDLSSALTVGDVIDAINNAGVDVQASLDSTGNRLIINSLIGDTPIVIVSELGGTTAEDLGIFAPGLIEVAEAVRQALLNNDPERLTELIANVDDATSRITSARAKSGQNLVQTDFARSRLLDLQLNFHELRSNTEEADLTEFATKLVNQEVIYQAALSTTVHVLQPTLFSFLR